The following proteins come from a genomic window of Oricola thermophila:
- a CDS encoding NADH-quinone oxidoreductase subunit C, giving the protein MATTETLQDLVSTLADELDGIDYEAHLAYGELTVTTGLGSLIPLLTALRDNVQLKFVSIIDISGVDYPERERRFDVVYHLLSPTLNQRIRVKVETDEDTPVPSATGVFPGANWYEREVYDMYGVLFSGHPDLRRLLTDYGFEGHPLRKDFPVTGFVEVRYDDEQKRVVYEPVKLRQEFRDFDFLSPWEGTDYVLPGDEKAKQ; this is encoded by the coding sequence ATGGCAACGACCGAAACACTACAGGATCTTGTCAGCACGCTCGCCGACGAGCTGGATGGCATCGACTACGAGGCGCATCTCGCCTATGGCGAACTGACCGTGACGACGGGTCTCGGCAGCCTGATACCGCTGCTGACCGCGCTGCGTGACAACGTCCAGCTGAAGTTTGTCTCGATCATCGACATTTCGGGCGTCGACTACCCGGAGCGCGAGCGGCGGTTCGACGTGGTCTATCACCTGCTGTCGCCGACGCTGAACCAGCGCATCCGTGTGAAGGTCGAGACGGACGAGGATACGCCGGTACCAAGTGCCACGGGCGTTTTCCCCGGGGCCAACTGGTACGAGCGCGAAGTCTACGACATGTATGGCGTGCTGTTCTCCGGCCATCCGGACCTGCGTCGCCTGCTGACGGATTACGGTTTCGAGGGGCATCCGCTTAGGAAGGATTTCCCCGTGACCGGCTTCGTCGAGGTGCGTTACGACGACGAGCAGAAGCGCGTGGTGTACGAGCCGGTGAAGCTGCGCCAGGAATTCCGCGATTTCGATTTCCTCTCGCCCTGGGAGGGCACCGACTACGTGCTGCCCGGCGACGAAAAGGCGAAACAATGA
- a CDS encoding NuoB/complex I 20 kDa subunit family protein, whose amino-acid sequence MGLSDNTLVAPQPKGIIDPKTGKPVGADDPFFGEMNDELADKGFLVTSTDELINWARTGSLMWMTFGLACCAVEMMQMSMPRYDGERFGFAPRGSPRQSDVMIVAGTLTNKMAPALRKVYDQMPEPRYVISMGSCANGGGYYHYSYSVVRGCDRVVPVDIYVPGCPPTAEALLYGVLLLQKKIRRTGTIER is encoded by the coding sequence ATGGGATTGAGCGATAACACGCTCGTCGCGCCGCAGCCCAAGGGCATCATTGATCCAAAGACGGGCAAGCCCGTTGGCGCCGACGATCCTTTTTTCGGCGAGATGAATGATGAGCTGGCCGACAAGGGCTTTCTCGTTACCTCCACCGACGAGCTGATAAACTGGGCGCGCACCGGTTCGCTTATGTGGATGACCTTCGGCTTGGCGTGCTGCGCGGTCGAGATGATGCAGATGTCGATGCCGCGCTACGATGGCGAGCGCTTCGGTTTCGCGCCGCGCGGCTCTCCGCGCCAGTCCGACGTGATGATCGTCGCGGGCACGCTGACCAACAAGATGGCGCCCGCGCTCCGGAAGGTCTACGACCAGATGCCGGAGCCGCGCTACGTCATCTCGATGGGGTCATGTGCCAACGGCGGTGGCTACTACCACTATTCCTATTCGGTGGTGCGCGGCTGCGACCGTGTCGTGCCGGTCGACATCTATGTCCCCGGTTGTCCGCCCACCGCGGAGGCGCTGCTTTACGGCGTTCTCCTCCTGCAGAAGAAAATCCGCCGTACCGGCACGATCGAACGCTGA
- a CDS encoding NADH-quinone oxidoreductase subunit A, producing MDAVIASYLPIILFLLVCAVIGGALLIAPFIVAYKNPDPEKLSAYECGFNAFDDARMKFDVRFYLVSILFIIFDLEVAFLFPWAVSFSEIGMLGFWSMMVFLAVLTIGFVYEWKKGALEWD from the coding sequence ATGGACGCAGTCATCGCATCCTATCTGCCGATAATCCTTTTCCTTCTCGTATGTGCCGTCATTGGTGGCGCGCTCCTGATCGCGCCTTTCATCGTGGCCTACAAGAACCCGGACCCGGAAAAGCTGTCGGCATACGAGTGCGGCTTCAACGCCTTCGACGACGCACGCATGAAATTTGACGTGCGGTTCTATCTCGTCTCCATCCTGTTCATCATCTTCGACCTCGAGGTTGCCTTCCTGTTTCCGTGGGCGGTGTCGTTCAGCGAGATCGGCATGCTTGGATTCTGGTCGATGATGGTGTTCCTGGCCGTTTTGACCATTGGCTTCGTCTATGAGTGGAAGAAGGGAGCGCTCGAATGGGATTGA
- a CDS encoding glucose-1-phosphate cytidylyltransferase — MKVVLFCGGLGTRIRDFSESIPKPMIPVGHQPILRHVMQYYSDHGHTDFVLCLGYKANVIKEFFLNSKPQTFADCVISNGGRDVQLLDEAAAEDWTVTLIDTGIWRNIGERLWAARDYVKDEKMFLANYSDGLTNVDLDDMIAKFEESGKLACFLAVRPPLTYHIVDMAEDGEVREFRSSDRSDIWINGGYFILRPEVFDYMREGEEFVLEPFERLIADNQLMAYKHEGFWRSMDTLRDWQTLQEMVEKGEMPWNIRETEERKRLAKVRAIG, encoded by the coding sequence ATGAAGGTCGTACTGTTCTGCGGCGGTCTCGGTACCCGTATCCGCGATTTTTCCGAGTCGATCCCGAAGCCGATGATTCCGGTGGGGCATCAGCCAATCCTGCGCCACGTGATGCAATACTACAGCGATCACGGGCACACCGATTTCGTGCTCTGCCTGGGCTACAAGGCGAATGTCATCAAGGAGTTCTTTCTGAACTCGAAACCCCAGACATTTGCCGACTGCGTGATCTCAAATGGCGGTCGCGACGTGCAGCTGCTCGACGAGGCTGCGGCCGAGGACTGGACGGTGACGCTCATAGACACAGGCATCTGGCGCAATATCGGGGAGCGCCTCTGGGCCGCGCGGGACTATGTCAAGGACGAGAAAATGTTTCTCGCGAACTACAGCGACGGCCTGACCAATGTGGATCTCGACGACATGATCGCCAAGTTCGAGGAGAGCGGCAAGCTGGCCTGCTTCCTCGCTGTGCGGCCGCCGCTCACCTATCATATTGTTGACATGGCCGAGGACGGGGAGGTCCGCGAATTCCGTAGCTCTGACCGGTCGGATATCTGGATAAACGGCGGCTATTTCATATTGCGGCCGGAAGTCTTCGACTACATGCGCGAAGGCGAGGAGTTCGTGCTCGAGCCCTTCGAGCGGCTGATCGCCGACAACCAGCTCATGGCATACAAGCATGAAGGCTTCTGGCGTTCCATGGACACGCTGCGCGACTGGCAGACGCTCCAGGAGATGGTCGAGAAGGGCGAGATGCCGTGGAACATTCGCGAAACCGAGGAGCGGAAGCGTCTCGCAAAGGTGAGGGCGATAGGGTGA